The Palaemon carinicauda isolate YSFRI2023 chromosome 7, ASM3689809v2, whole genome shotgun sequence DNA window tgaaagtttgctgaatgttgaggatgatagggaggcagatataattgctgttccaggtgttgaggtgccagtgatgagagatgagaatgagagagagattacaatagaggaagtgaggagagcactagatgaaacgagagtaggaaaagcatctggtatggatggtgtgaaagctgagatgttgaaggaagggggtgtgactgtacttgaatggttggtgagattgtttaatgtgtgttttgtgttatcaatggtaccagtagattgggtctgtgcatgtattgtaccactatataagggtaagggagatgtgcatgagtgttgtaattcaagaggtattagtttgttgagtgtagttggaaaagtgtatggtagagtactgattaataggattaaggataaaacagaaaatgcaatcttggaagtacagggtggttttagaagaggtaggggttgtatgaatcagatttttacagttaggcagatatgcgagaaatatttagcaaaaggtaaggaggtgtatgttgcgtttatggatctggagaaagcatatgatagagttgatagggaagcaatgtggaatgtgatgaggttatatggagttggtggaaagttgttgcaagcagtgaaaagtttctacaaaggtagtaaagtatgtgttagaataggaaatgaagtgagcgattggtttccggtgagagtggggctgagacagggatgtgtgatgtcgccgtggttgtttaacttgtatgttgatggagtggtgagagaggtgaatgctcgagtgcttggacgaggattaaaactggtaggcgagaatgatcatgaatgggaggtaaatcagttgttgtttgcggatgatacggtactggtagcagacacagaagagaagcttgaccgactagtgacagaatttggaagggtgtgtgagagaaggaagttgagagttaatgtgggtaagagtaaggttatgagatgtacgagaagtgaaggtggtgcaaggttgaatgtcatgttgaatggagagttacttgaggaggtggatcagtttaagtacttggggtctgttgttgcagcaaatggtggagtggaagcagatgtacgtcagagagtcaatgaaggttgcaaagtgttgggggcagttaagggagtagtaaaaaatagagggttgggcatgaatgtaaagagagttctatatgagaaagtgattgtaccaactgtgatgtatggatcggagttgtggggaatgaaagtgatggagagacagaaattgaatgtgtttgagatgaagtgtctaaggagtatggctggtgtatctcgagttgatagggttaggaacgaagtggtgagggagagaacgggtgtaagaaatgagttagcggctagagtggatatgaatgtgttgaggtggtttggccatgttgagagaatggaaaatggctgtctgctaaagaaggtgatgaatgcaagagttgatgggagaagtacaagaggaaggccaaggtttgggtggatggatggtgtgaagaaagctctgggtgataggaggatagatgtgagagaggcaagagagcgtgctagaaataggaatgaatggcgagcgattgtgacgcagttccggtaggccctgctgcttcctccggtgccttagatgaccgcggaggtagcagcagtaggggactcagcagtatgaagcttcatctgtggtggaaatgtgggaggttgggctgtggcaccctagcagtaccagctgaactcggctgagtccctggttaggctggaggaacgtagagagtagaggtccccttttttgtttttgtttcttgttgatgtcggctaccccccaaaattgggggaagtgcctttggtatatgtatgatgatggatggcatcttaggggacctccctttctgtgtatgttatgtggacgacatacttgtgttctcctcctcaaaagaggaacacctccgtcacctacgcatcgtgctcgaccgcctgcaacaaaacggccttgtagtccggtacgacaagtgtacctttggcgccaacgaagtgtcgttcttagggcaccgtatcactcctgaaggagtccatcccctccctgagaaggtagcagccgttcagaacttccccgcgccctcgaccgtcaaagctctgcaggaattcttgggcatgatcaactattatcaccgttttctgccagccattgccgtcactcttgctcccctctacgccttcctcaagggcaagccaaaggacctgaagtggggtccccttcaagaagcagccttctgcaatgcaaagaaggccctatcaactgctgcggctctcacttttcctatcccacacgcccctctccttctctccaccgatgccagcgacgtcgctattggtgcagtactcgagcaggtggtcaaaggctcgccctgcccattggccttcttcagcagaaaactgtccaaggcggaattgggttattctaccttcgatcgagaattgctggcggtgcacttggctgtccgtcactttcgccatttcttagaaggtacgcccttcgtcattcgcacagaccacatgcctctggtgcacgccttcactcgacagtctgacgcctggtccgcccgtcaatgccgacatctctccgccgtggctgaatacaattgcaccctccaatacgtccctgggaaaatgaatcccgttgccgatgccctgtcaagaaacacgttggctgccgttcaactgggattggattacaacgccctggctgaagcccaacaacaggatccagagtatcaagcgtgtaggacttcctgcacgtccctccgttgggaagattttcccctcgaagactccaacaccaccctcctctgtgacgtcagtactggtagaccgcgaccttggattcctgctcccatgcaccgacaggtgtttgatttcattcacggcctttaacatccctcgtgccgttctactgcacagctgctgaaggcaaagttcatttggcacggcatttctaaggatgctaaggattgggtccgcgcctgtacttcttgccaaacttccaaagtacatcaacacacggattcaggagtgggcacctttcctcaacctcagcgtcgtttcacacacattcatgtcgacgttgtaggccccctacccacatcacaaggacatcgttacctgtttaccgtcatcgaccgctccactcgttggcctgaagccattcccatggaaactgcaacgtccgcctcatgtacatctgccttactctctggatggatttcaagattcggtatccctgagcatattacttttgacaggggaaccactttcacctctcaattgtggacgtcattagcgaatctcctgggcatcaccctacatcagacaacggcctacaaccccgctgccaatggaatggttgaacgttttcatcgcaccctcaaagcagctttgatgtcccgctgcaaggattgcaactggtttactcaacttccctgggtcctcctgggactaaggaccactcctaaagatgccctcgacgtctcggcagctgaaatggtgtatggcgacccgttggtcgtccctgccgaattttttccttctacaacctcctccgacgatctccagcgcatacgtcacgtcgtgggaaaatttactccatgccgccagacttacaagcccccagcgaagcatcacataccaacggacttgcactctgcaacgcacgtcttcctgcgcaacgacactagcaagccactactaacgcccccttacacgggccctttccttgtgatccgacgcagtccgaaggcattcctactaaacattcggggcaaagaagactgggtctccattgatcgtctaaaacctgcttatcttctgccagatgacccgcctacagttcgcctctctagatcagggtgccctatttaacatgtgcagtatgtcatttttagggggggagccatgtaccaaccgtgtggcacacaattgtacataattatgttgtatatattatgcttgtatctgcgctcttccctcgcactaaaaagaacctgaatgatcatgtctccgtttttgctcagtaacattgtgtctctcgaacaggtcatgtcctgttgccttgaggttttgtatataaagaagagtgttccttaataaaactcagttgattgcatcctgcctttgagttaacaactcctctctcggcccgtcacaggccgAAGATGGGTTTGCTTTTTGGCACAGCTGCCTTCGGCGCCTTTTTCTTTTACAGGTATTGGTGTGGAGACAACGGAGAAGTGATTGTGAGAGAGAAGCTTTCGCAAGATCTTcttatggaaaaagaagaagagactgTGAGAGAAGAGATTTCGCAGGACCTTCTTAAGGAAAATGGAGGAGAAGAGATTGTGAGAGAGGAGCTTTCGCAAGATCTTatggaaagagaaggagaagagaCTGTGAGAGAAGAGATTTCGCAGGCTCTTCTGAAGGAAAATGGAGGAGAAGAGATTGTGGGAGAGGAGCTTTCGCAAGATCTTcttatggaaaaagaagaagagactgTGAGAGAAGAGATTTTGCAGGACCTTCTTAAGGAAAATGGAGGAGAAGAGATTGTGAGAGAGGAGCTTTCGCAATATCTTCTTATGGAAAGAGGAGAAGAGACTGTGAGAGAAGAGATTTCGCAGGACCTTCTTAAGGAAAATGGAGGAGAAGAGATTGTGAGAGAGGAGCTTTCACAAGATCTTCTTatggaaagagaaggagaagagaCTGTGAGAGAAGAGATTTCGCAGGCTCTTCTGAAGGAAAATGGAGGAGAAGAGATTGTGGGAGAGGAGCTTTCGCAAGATAATCTTATGGAAAAAGGAGAAGAGACTGTGAGAGAAGAGATTTCGCAGGATCTTCTTCTGGAAAAGGAAGGAGAAGAGACTGTGAGAGAAGAGATTTCGCAGGATCTTCTTCTGGAAAAGGAAGGAGAAGAGACTGTGAGAGGAGATATTTCGCAGGATCTTCTTATAGAAAACGAAGGAGCAACGACACAGGAAGACTGTGAATTTCTTCCTGCTGAAGGGGTGTTTCAGGATGAACACGAAGATGAAATAATTCTCCCTGAGGATGAACAACGAGATGAACTCGATCTCACACaagaagacgaaaaagaagaaCGAGTGGAGAAGGAAGATAATGGAGAAGAAGAAAGAGTTCCTCCTCTTGAAGAACAACTTGACGAACAGGATCTTTCTCAAAGAGGACAAGAAGAGGAgttagaggaagagaaggaggaagaaaaagtTCTTGAGGATTCTTTGATTGAAAATGATCTCCTGAAAGAAGAGGAAATTGGATCAGAAAATCGAATGGTTGACGATCTTGAAGACGCTCGTCATCCAAATGAAAGGCTTCCGGAAAACAGATatgaaagaaggagagaaagaCGTAAGGTGAGTTTCTCCAATCAAGCGAGAAAACCAGCTGGCAGATGCGGACCTCTCCGCTATGCTGGAGGCAAGAAGTCCACCTTCTTCTGCCACGGAGGTGTAGATTTGGGAATGATCGTCGGGAAAGGTGGAAAATTTGCGAAGATGGCCAAGATGCAGCATGGAGTTCAAATGGTCGTGGTTAACGATGGGTCGGGAGCGGTTCATCTCACCGGACCCAAGAGAAATGTTGAGAAGGTTTACAAGGAAATCTATTCCGAGTCGATAGGGATTTTAATCTCAGAGAACTAACTCGAGTCTCCGAAGGGCTGTTTGCCGCCGGGAAAGAAGATTTCGTGATGCTAGTCGATAAGGAATTCCGGGATGTCTTACGAGGACCACAAGAAGTAACCCTTAAAAGGTTGTTCAGAGAACTGAATGTTGGCATCTACATCCCGGACAATTCCGATGAGCGAAACTACATCACTATCTGTGGCCCACAGCAAAATGCCCTGAGAGCTGAGAGAACAATAACAGAACTGATTGAGGATGTCGAGGACTTTCCAAGGGATCAGGACATTCAACTGATGAGTTTGGACTGCTATGGATTCCATCTTCCAATCCAAGGCAGATTTCTTCTTCTCGCCCGCAGAGGATTTATgattgaagaaataaagaatctctATGGCGTTCAAATGGTCCTTCCCAAAGCCCACGAAAAGCGGGAAATCGGTTATCTATGCGGAGAATTGAACCAAGTGGTGAAAGCATTAAAACATGTCCAAGTCATCCTCGAAGAGGTCAGAGTGGACGACGGAGAAGTTACAATGGAAGGCCTGCACAGAGTAGCAGTAGGAAAGTATCGCTTCGATGTCGACCCAGAACACAAAGGACTCCTGGTTGGACCAGGTGGAGAAAATCTGAAGAGAATCGAAAGGAACTACAATGTTTCGATCATTATTCAAAAGGAATCTGAGGGATTCATTACATTACAAGGACAGCTGGAGGACGTCATGGACGCTTGTCAACAAATCAGCGAAGTCATGAAGCCCACTTTTCAGAGGGGCTATGGAAGAAcggaagagcgagagagaaggaGTTTCCCTGAGGAAGAAATAGTCCGAGGACTAGCAAAGATTGGAGATCGCCTCTACAGAACTGTCTTAGACAGAGAGGAACGGGCCATGGTCATTGGGAGAGGAGGCGAAAACATCAAGATGATGATGGAAGAACATAAAATTCGCTTCCAAGGACCTAAGATGGACGACGACTCCAATCACTGTACGATCCGAAGAGGCGAAGAGGATGCGATCGCGTTCTATTACGAAGTCCTTGACATCATCAGGAATAAAAGGGAGAAGGATAGACAAGGACAACCAGAAGACGCGAAGGACGCTTCCCCACGAGAGGAGCAAGGGAGAAAGGATTTCCCCGAGGAGGAAATCTTACAAGGACTTACTAAGATTGGAAATCGCCTCTACAAGACGGTCCTGAACAGAGACCAACGAGCAATGGTCATCGGGAAAGGAGGTGAGAACATCAAGCAGCTAATCGCTGATCACGACGTCCACTTCCAAGGGCCCAAAATGAACGGTGGCTCCAACGATTGTACAATCCGAGGAGAAGAAAACGACGTCATCAATTTCTATAATGACGTCATTGAACTCATCAATAATAAAGGACAGATGAACAGGCGGCAGGACGGGCATGGTCGGAGACAAGGTGGAATGACATTGGGAGATTTCATGTGTTAAATAGGTAAAATAGTGAAATAAAAGAATctaaaaaacataaaaactaaaaaaaaaatacaaaaatagaaaattaaaaaaatcttataGTGGAACAAAAGTTTTTGTGAaatgatatatagaaaaaaaatcttagtgGAACAAAAGTTTTTGTGAACAAATGATATTGTTggattttattgaaataaaataatagaaaatgaaaaatacaaaaaaaaaaaaatacaaaacaaatgaaaaaaaaaaattataaaaaaaaaattataaaaaatgaaaaaatagaaaaaaaatataagtggaACAAAAGTCCCGGTGAAGAACAAATATTTTTGCTGAGTtttattgaaacaaaaaaaaaattaagatagaaaaaACTTTTTAGTGGAATAATCGCCTTTCATGAAAAATCATACTTTAGTTTTCTTATGGTTGTGGTAGCAATGGACTCAGCATGGAAGACTAATGGCTTAACCTGGAGGATTAGTTCTGCAGAACAAAGAAGCCGGctttcttctagtatgctacgtACCTTGATGCGGGTGTACAGGACccctgtcaagtgtacaaatggtcggatatctagatctattcttccggataccaaccttcgggtggttctgggggaataatctagaagaccggctctgcagagggaagaagctCGGATTCTTCTTGTATGCAAGACTAGTTCTTTTAGGTTGAGCCAAAATATTTCTGCTGGGTAAAGAAAATAGCTACTTCTCTTCGAGTGAGTCGTATCTGGAAAGGAGtgcattagagaaaaaaaaaaaaaaaaaaaaaaaaaagaggaggggggagggtcgtgggaaccaagccttccTAATTGGGaataggcaaaacccacctgatgagccctttggtaagggcgaaacccttataaaggtggtagtagtagtagtaatagtgtatATGAATGAATgcagcatgtatatacatatgtatacataattaatatatatacacacacacacacacatatatatatatatatatatatatatatatatatatatatatatatatatatatatatgtatgtatgtgtatatatatatatatatatatatatatatatatatgtgtgtgtgtgtgtatatacatatgtatatatgtatatatatatatatatatatatatatatatatatatatatatggtaatagtttacaacaccacgctctccatttactccaaaatcctgcagttctcatcttcttgcacagtaattaggtggttatttaaattctgggaaagcaataattagcaagatatgttgaggaagggggaaggggttataaaaagaaaacagctctgtttcctcaccaaacgacttggaactgacatgtcaacatagtcgaccaaacagaattcgtgatgccagcgtacataaacagaagttcgtgatgccagcgtacattagatatactgtatattcaaaatgtacttaattaaaaatggattaattactcaaaagtgtccataaaatatgcaatttacaaatagtgacacttttgagtaatcactcaatttttgattaattatattttgaatatacggtatatcaaatgtacgctggcatcacaaacttctgtttatgtacgctggcatcacgaattgtttggtcgactatgttgacatgtcaattccaagtcgtttggtgaggaaacagagctattttctttttataacctcttCCCCCCTCAACatgtcttgctaattattgctttcccagaatttaaataaccacctaattactgtgcaagaagatgagaactgcaggattgcattattttggagtaaatggagagcgtggtggtGTAAacaattgccatatatatatacatatatatatatatatatatatatatatatatatatatatatatatatatatatatatatgtatatatatatatatatatatatatatatatatatatatacatatatatatatatatatatatatatatatatatatatatatatatgataaattttgcacatttagacgtgtttttcatattcaaataagccatataaatttttgatacattagtctggattctcttaacgacctcgggatcagagccccaggcgaaatcacacaaagacaagggcttgtgaccagccgggaatcgaaccctggtcggcaagcttgtatagacagtgactaaaccacttggccacgaagagtggtttagtcactgtctatacaagcttgccgaccaggaatagacagtgactaaaccacttgtccacgaagagtggtttagtcactgtctatacaagcttgccgaccaggaatagacagtgactaaaccacttggccacgaagagtggtttagtcactgtctatacaagcttgccgaccagggttcgattcccagccggtcacaagctcttgtctttgtgtgatttcgcctggggctttgatcccaaggtcgttaagagaatctagacattaatgtatcaaaaatttatatggcttatttggatatatatatatatatatatatatatatatatatatatacatatatatatatatatatatatatatatatatatatatatatatatatatatatgtgtgtgtgtgtacatatatatatatatatatatatatatgtgtgtgtgtacatatatatataatatatatatatatatatatatatatatatatatatatatatatatatatatatatatatatatatatatatatatgataaattttgcatatttagacgtttttcatattcaaataagccatatattttaataccctaatgtctggattctgttaccgacctcgggatcagagtctcgagtcaaaaccactgaaagacaatagcttctggccggccagggaatcgaaccctggtccacgaagctggcatgacattgacgataccatttagaaacgtggctaaatggtatcgtcactgtcatgccagttgcagagagagagagagagagagagagagactggatttaacttctggttaatcctgtgagcttagtcaaaaaggaaggatctgtcataaaggggctacactttatcagtttcactcggtTTGAATGGATCGTGACTAAGTACTGTGTTCATGTTTCCCTAAAGTGGTtaaatcattttgacacgagtacgctatacagtgggacagatatcgtctcagcggccacgacagattggttttactataataCAAACTGGTGCTCTCCTTGAGACCAAGTTTTACAAACTGTTTGACTGGTAAAAGCTCCTTAAGTCGTAGGATAAGCTAGGGATAAGACAACCTATAAACCGGTGGGGTAAGAGCGGGTAAGTATGGAAGGATAGAcctacggctcctaggttaggtttggtattttgtttcccttttcaaatgtggtttttcagtcataactttagaCATTTTACATTCGGTCTATCCCAACCTACTTTAAAGGCTCCGTTTCGGTTTTatttcggttatatatatatatatatatatatatatatatatatatatatatatatatatatatatatatatatatatatatacacagtatatatatatatatatgtgtgtgtgtgtgtgtgtgtgtgtgtgtgcgtgtgtaccctgaagaagtgtattaaaaaatgcacgaaagctcttggtactaaagctttttattatttcttactggatttcgcatatatatatatatatatatatatatatacacacaatatatatatatatatatatatatatatatatatatatatatatatatatcatatatatatatatatatatatatatatatcatatatatgaatatatatatatatatatatatatatatatatatatatatatatatatatatcatatatataaatatatatatatatatatatatatatatgagatatatatatatatatatatatatatctttaaaacccAAATAAAGCCGAAACAGAGCCTTTAAAGTTGATAGGATAGACCGAGTGTAAAATGTCAAAAGTTATGACAGAAAAACCAAATTTGAAAAGTGAAACAAAACACAAGAACACCATAGGCCTAACATATGATTGgtgccccacctaacctaacctaggagacgtATCCTTCCCTACTTACTCCCTCTTACCCCACCGGTTTAGACTGTCTTATCCTTAGCTTATCCTACGACTAAAGGGGCTTCTAACAGTCAAAACGGTTTGTAAAACTTGGTTGTCCAATCTGCTTGTCAAACGATTTGAAGGTGTCCGGGAGTCAAAAGAAATCTAAAACAGTAAAAGATGTCTCTTGCCCACGACAGTTTGATTGCCATTTTCTTAAAACATACTAACTTGCTTGTTGATTTGGATTTAGGGCCAGATGACTAGTGTAATTATTTGGTGTTTTACGAAGACACATATCGATCTACTGAAACGTGTTTGATGTTTGACGATTGTTCTTAACGCATGCAAACGGTTGGGCTTGATCAGACTTTCTTCCAACAGTTTGAgcaacgtgttcgacaaccaaataccccgctCACACTTTCAAACATCCCTTCAAAAACGTGTTTTTCAAACCGAGTTTGACCAACTGTTTGACTGTGTGAAGCCTAAAGTCTCAATCCTGTATTTTCCGCCCAACCAAGTTAGGTAAAAATGTGgt harbors:
- the LOC137644596 gene encoding vigilin-like — protein: MLVDKEFRDVLRGPQEVTLKRLFRELNVGIYIPDNSDERNYITICGPQQNALRAERTITELIEDVEDFPRDQDIQLMSLDCYGFHLPIQGRFLLLARRGFMIEEIKNLYGVQMVLPKAHEKREIGYLCGELNQVVKALKHVQVILEEVRVDDGEVTMEGLHRVAVGKYRFDVDPEHKGLLVGPGGENLKRIERNYNVSIIIQKESEGFITLQGQLEDVMDACQQISEVMKPTFQRGYGRTEERERRSFPEEEIVRGLAKIGDRLYRTVLDREERAMVIGRGGENIKMMMEEHKIRFQGPKMDDDSNHCTIRRGEEDAIAFYYEVLDIIRNKREKDRQGQPEDAKDASPREEQGRKDFPEEEILQGLTKIGNRLYKTVLNRDQRAMVIGKGGENIKQLIADHDVHFQGPKMNGGSNDCTIRGEENDVINFYNDVIELINNKGQMNRRQDGHGRRQGGMTLGDFMC
- the LOC137644595 gene encoding probable inactive protein kinase DDB_G0270444 — translated: MTNFFNLSVVRGMEKMVKIALNGGVRWRSALEEELDLCDTARRNLQDYRAQNGIWRRLHSALGYVGLSNLVRYEEPTLSPCEGTLLDLARNIVGSNAEKDELLRIVDDYVFWYWCGDNGEVIVREKLSQDLLMEKEEETVREEISQDLLKENGGEEIVREELSQDLMEREGEETVREEISQALLKENGGEEIVGEELSQDLLMEKEEETVREEILQDLLKENGGEEIVREELSQYLLMERGEETVREEISQDLLKENGGEEIVREELSQDLLMEREGEETVREEISQALLKENGGEEIVGEELSQDNLMEKGEETVREEISQDLLLEKEGEETVREEISQDLLLEKEGEETVRGDISQDLLIENEGATTQEDCEFLPAEGVFQDEHEDEIILPEDEQRDELDLTQEDEKEERVEKEDNGEEERVPPLEEQLDEQDLSQRGQEEELEEEKEEEKVLEDSLIENDLLKEEEIGSENRMVDDLEDARHPNERLPENRYERRRERRKVSFSNQARKPAGRCGPLRYAGGKKSTFFCHGGVDLGMIVGKGGKFAKMAKMQHGVQMVVVNDGSGAVHLTGPKRNVEKVYKEIYSESIGILISEN